Proteins co-encoded in one Kribbella solani genomic window:
- a CDS encoding MFS transporter — MYQLLFHHHGLSAAQISTLFVIWSATGFVLEVPSGAWADTYSRRKLLILGALLSGLGYAAWITIPSFTGFALGFVLWGTSSALISGTYEAFAYDELAARDRTEHFPTLLSRARSAGFVMNLSATLLAAPLFDLGGYVLAGVVSVVSCLAQAAVAWSLPETRPVENAREAAEPGVKAAFGNYLHMLRAGVSEVASTGLVRRAVLLVALLGGFLAFDEYFPLLASDTGASTGTIPLLIAGTVAAQAIGGALAGPAYKLPAAMFSAGLVLTAVLIASGALSLSAWGFLPIALGYGLMQLVIVVSEARLQGAITGPARATVTSVSGLFAEVSAIAVYAGFAVGSLWYSMAILVAALTIPVLLSAFVVPLALPAPRGSAEMSDASG, encoded by the coding sequence CTGTACCAGCTGCTCTTCCACCATCACGGGTTGTCGGCTGCCCAGATTTCGACGCTGTTCGTGATCTGGTCCGCGACCGGGTTCGTGCTCGAAGTGCCCTCCGGCGCGTGGGCGGACACGTACTCGCGGCGCAAGCTGCTGATCCTCGGCGCACTGCTGAGCGGACTCGGGTACGCGGCGTGGATCACGATCCCGTCCTTCACCGGCTTCGCGCTCGGCTTCGTCCTCTGGGGTACGTCGAGCGCCTTGATCTCGGGTACGTACGAAGCATTCGCGTACGACGAACTCGCCGCCCGCGATCGTACCGAGCACTTCCCGACGCTACTGAGCCGCGCTCGCTCCGCCGGGTTCGTGATGAACCTGTCGGCAACCCTGCTGGCCGCACCGCTGTTCGACCTCGGTGGGTACGTGCTGGCCGGGGTGGTGAGTGTGGTGAGCTGCCTCGCGCAAGCGGCCGTCGCCTGGTCGCTGCCGGAGACCCGGCCGGTGGAGAACGCCCGCGAGGCCGCCGAGCCCGGCGTGAAAGCTGCCTTCGGCAACTACCTCCACATGCTCCGGGCCGGTGTGTCCGAGGTGGCGTCGACGGGGCTGGTTCGGCGTGCGGTACTGCTCGTCGCGCTGCTCGGCGGATTCCTGGCGTTCGACGAGTACTTCCCGTTGCTGGCCAGCGATACCGGTGCGTCGACGGGCACGATCCCGCTGCTGATCGCGGGTACGGTTGCCGCGCAGGCGATCGGCGGCGCGCTCGCCGGGCCGGCGTACAAGTTGCCCGCAGCAATGTTTTCGGCCGGTCTGGTGCTGACCGCGGTGCTGATCGCGAGCGGGGCGCTGAGCCTGTCGGCCTGGGGTTTCCTGCCGATCGCGCTCGGGTACGGCCTGATGCAGCTGGTGATCGTGGTGTCCGAGGCGCGGCTGCAGGGCGCCATCACCGGACCGGCGCGGGCGACCGTCACCTCCGTCTCCGGCCTGTTCGCCGAGGTTTCCGCGATCGCCGTGTACGCCGGGTTTGCGGTCGGATCGCTCTGGTACTCGATGGCCATCCTGGTCGCTGCGTTGACGATCCCCGTGCTGCTGTCTGCCTTCGTAGTACCGCTCGCGCTGCCGGCACCGCGTGGCTCGGCTGAGATGTCCGATGCTTCTGGTTAG
- a CDS encoding TetR/AcrR family transcriptional regulator, with amino-acid sequence MVNPGKRSGRPRAGEERLSREAILTAALRIVDDEGIDALTMRRLAATLQVNPMSLYHHLPNKSAVLAGLAELVFADLTPAEAAVSAEAAVPAEAAVMSWQEQLKESARAYRNGLRAHPNLALQVLADTSAVSGVVVATMEPFYRALDQAGLSPREIFEAANTLIDFIHGFSLGEASVRAETFELAPDLIARVNELPPGKAPTLTRIVGELGETGLAYDFDSGFESGLATVTAGIAARQR; translated from the coding sequence ATGGTTAATCCAGGCAAACGGTCCGGTCGTCCCCGCGCCGGGGAGGAGCGGCTGAGCCGGGAGGCGATCCTGACGGCGGCGCTGCGGATCGTCGACGACGAGGGCATCGACGCGCTGACCATGCGCCGGCTCGCGGCGACGTTGCAGGTCAACCCGATGTCGCTGTACCACCACCTGCCGAACAAGTCAGCAGTCCTGGCCGGCCTGGCCGAACTGGTCTTCGCCGACCTGACCCCGGCCGAGGCGGCTGTCTCGGCCGAGGCGGCTGTTCCGGCCGAGGCTGCGGTGATGTCGTGGCAGGAGCAGCTCAAAGAATCCGCACGCGCCTACCGCAACGGTCTGCGTGCCCACCCGAACCTCGCACTCCAGGTCCTCGCCGACACCTCAGCAGTCTCCGGCGTCGTCGTAGCCACGATGGAACCCTTCTACCGCGCCCTGGACCAGGCAGGCTTGTCACCCCGTGAGATCTTCGAGGCGGCCAACACCCTGATCGACTTCATCCACGGCTTCAGCCTCGGCGAAGCGTCCGTCCGCGCCGAGACGTTCGAACTCGCCCCCGACCTGATCGCCCGCGTCAACGAGCTCCCGCCCGGCAAGGCACCGACCCTGACCCGCATCGTCGGCGAACTCGGCGAAACCGGACTCGCCTACGACTTCGACAGCGGTTTCGAATCAGGCCTGGCAACCGTGACCGCAGGCATCGCCGCGCGTCAGCGCTAA
- a CDS encoding SDR family oxidoreductase: MQSLAGKVALVAGATRAAGRGIAVELGAAGATVYVTGRTTRDRQSEMGRPETIEDTAELVDQAGGRGIAVPVDHLDPEQVRGLVERIEREQGALHILVNDIWGQSSEPEWDKPVWESDLESGLRLLQLGVNTHAITSHFALPLLIKTPGGLVVEMTDGTNEYNAENYRVSFFYDVAKGAVSRMAYALAHELDKYDGTAVLLTPGWLRSEAMLEGFGVREENWRDATEKIPHFAISESPSYVGRAVAALAGDPDVRRWNGKSTSSGELARRYGFTDLDGSRPDAWRYIVDVQDPGKPADTTGYR; the protein is encoded by the coding sequence ATGCAGTCGTTGGCGGGGAAGGTGGCGCTGGTCGCCGGTGCGACCCGGGCGGCCGGGCGTGGGATCGCGGTCGAGCTCGGCGCGGCCGGAGCAACCGTGTACGTGACCGGGCGGACCACCCGGGACCGGCAGTCCGAGATGGGCCGGCCGGAAACGATCGAAGACACCGCCGAGCTGGTCGACCAGGCGGGCGGTCGCGGCATCGCCGTACCGGTCGATCATCTGGACCCCGAACAGGTACGCGGCCTGGTCGAGCGGATCGAGCGCGAACAGGGCGCTCTGCACATCCTCGTGAACGACATCTGGGGACAGAGCAGCGAGCCCGAGTGGGACAAGCCGGTCTGGGAGAGCGACCTCGAGAGCGGCCTGCGGTTGCTACAGCTCGGCGTCAACACGCACGCGATCACCAGCCACTTCGCGCTGCCGTTGCTGATCAAGACACCCGGCGGTCTGGTGGTCGAGATGACCGACGGAACGAACGAGTACAACGCGGAGAACTATCGCGTGTCCTTCTTCTACGACGTCGCGAAAGGCGCGGTCAGCCGAATGGCGTACGCGCTCGCGCACGAACTGGACAAGTACGACGGCACGGCGGTGCTGCTCACGCCCGGGTGGCTGCGGTCCGAGGCGATGCTCGAAGGGTTCGGCGTCCGCGAGGAGAACTGGCGGGACGCGACCGAGAAAATCCCGCACTTCGCGATCTCCGAAAGCCCGTCGTACGTCGGCCGGGCGGTGGCCGCGCTCGCGGGCGATCCCGACGTACGCCGCTGGAACGGCAAGTCCACGTCCAGTGGAGAGCTCGCGCGGCGCTACGGTTTCACCGATCTCGACGGCAGCCGCCCGGACGCCTGGCGCTACATCGTCGACGTCCAGGACCCCGGCAAACCCGCCGACACCACCGGCTACCGCTGA
- a CDS encoding LysE/ArgO family amino acid transporter, giving the protein MPLLAGFATSLTLIVAIGAQNAFVLRQGLRREHVLPVVLTCALSDALLISGGIAGLGELLTRSELAMTIAKFGGATFLYAYAIVAAKRAFHPSAIAPSDHAPAALGTVVLTCLGFTYLNPHVYLDTVVLLGSLANQRGSDGRWLYGLGAVTASFTWFFALGFLSRNLSPFFARTRSWQILDTTIALLMTTLATWMLLP; this is encoded by the coding sequence ATGCCCTTGCTCGCCGGTTTCGCCACGTCGTTGACCCTGATCGTCGCGATCGGCGCCCAAAACGCGTTCGTACTCCGCCAGGGCCTGCGCCGGGAACACGTCCTGCCGGTCGTACTGACCTGTGCACTGTCCGACGCGCTGCTGATCTCCGGCGGCATCGCCGGTCTCGGCGAACTGCTCACCCGCAGCGAACTGGCCATGACCATCGCGAAGTTCGGCGGCGCCACGTTCCTCTACGCGTACGCGATCGTCGCCGCGAAGCGGGCCTTCCACCCCAGCGCGATCGCACCCTCCGACCATGCACCCGCCGCGCTCGGCACCGTCGTACTGACCTGCCTGGGATTTACCTACCTGAACCCGCACGTCTACCTGGACACCGTCGTCCTCCTCGGCTCCCTCGCCAACCAACGCGGCTCCGACGGCCGCTGGCTCTACGGCCTGGGCGCCGTCACCGCCAGCTTCACCTGGTTCTTCGCCCTCGGCTTCCTCTCCCGCAACCTCTCCCCCTTCTTCGCCCGCACCCGCTCCTGGCAAATCCTGGACACCACCATCGCCCTCCTGATGACCACCCTCGCCACCTGGATGCTCCTCCCCTAG
- a CDS encoding SCO6745 family protein yields MTDNRARRMWKTLEPYHAITYFAPETRQATDAAGLKGGWMSYFGCRAAPLGAVGPELVAAVFYNFHPAMVRRSIPDAWGYATPEQLLDVRLTAVDAAIHRLFAEGGFGSGRLGRAAEVARRAAEVAPVAGRPLAAANSALDWPTEPHLVLWQATTILRESRGDGHVAALVAAELTPCQALVTISAAGGPAKEILQLNRRWSDEEWAAAEDDLRTRGLLDAAGALTDAGRTVRRQVEDTTDALADQGWRALGDDLTAELHDLVSPLSAVLMSAGLIPPDNPMAMRWD; encoded by the coding sequence ATGACCGACAACCGCGCGCGCCGGATGTGGAAGACCCTCGAGCCGTACCACGCGATCACGTACTTCGCGCCGGAGACGCGGCAGGCGACCGACGCCGCCGGTCTCAAAGGCGGCTGGATGAGCTACTTCGGGTGCCGCGCGGCGCCGCTCGGGGCGGTCGGTCCGGAGCTGGTCGCGGCGGTGTTCTACAACTTCCATCCGGCGATGGTCAGGCGGTCGATTCCGGACGCTTGGGGTTACGCCACGCCGGAGCAGTTGCTCGATGTACGCCTAACCGCCGTGGACGCCGCGATCCACCGGCTGTTCGCTGAGGGCGGGTTCGGCAGCGGGCGGTTGGGGCGGGCCGCGGAGGTGGCTCGGCGGGCGGCGGAGGTGGCGCCGGTTGCCGGGCGGCCGTTGGCGGCGGCGAACAGCGCGCTGGACTGGCCGACCGAGCCGCATCTGGTCCTTTGGCAGGCGACCACGATCCTGCGCGAGTCACGCGGCGACGGCCATGTCGCCGCGCTGGTCGCCGCGGAGCTCACTCCCTGCCAGGCGCTGGTGACAATCTCCGCGGCAGGCGGTCCGGCGAAGGAGATTCTCCAGCTCAACCGCCGCTGGAGCGACGAAGAGTGGGCGGCCGCCGAGGACGATCTGCGTACGCGTGGACTGCTCGACGCCGCCGGCGCACTCACCGACGCCGGACGCACCGTACGCCGGCAAGTCGAAGACACGACCGACGCGCTGGCCGACCAAGGATGGCGCGCCCTCGGCGACGACCTGACGGCCGAGTTGCACGACCTGGTCAGCCCACTCAGCGCCGTACTGATGTCGGCCGGCCTGATCCCGCCCGACAACCCGATGGCTATGCGCTGGGACTGA
- a CDS encoding MBL fold metallo-hydrolase produces the protein MVDGSGVTLVDAGVGPVGGEAAEWLGVSGRLPRLLAQVGVEVTDVDAVVLTHVHLDHVGWASDGVRPTFPRAEYVVQRAELEHVRGGPTYLSRIRPIEDAGQLRVVDGETRLRGMRLLPTPGHTPGHQAVVTERAVLAGDAFVHPAQARWPELSYVYERDPAVAATSRRELLALAAATGVPIAAAHPHPTLKVQPETTHRADGWRIEAGVSGGDGREVCPPYRVQR, from the coding sequence GTGGTGGATGGGTCGGGGGTGACGTTGGTTGATGCCGGCGTGGGGCCGGTGGGTGGGGAGGCGGCTGAGTGGTTGGGGGTGAGTGGGCGGTTGCCGCGGTTGCTGGCGCAGGTGGGGGTGGAGGTGACGGATGTGGATGCGGTCGTGCTGACGCATGTGCATCTGGATCATGTCGGGTGGGCCAGTGATGGCGTACGGCCGACGTTTCCGCGGGCGGAGTATGTGGTGCAGCGGGCTGAGCTGGAGCATGTGCGCGGCGGGCCGACGTACCTGAGCAGGATTCGGCCGATCGAGGACGCCGGGCAGTTGCGGGTGGTGGACGGGGAGACGCGGCTGCGTGGGATGAGGCTGCTGCCGACGCCGGGGCATACGCCTGGGCATCAGGCGGTCGTCACTGAGCGGGCCGTGCTGGCTGGGGATGCGTTCGTACATCCGGCGCAGGCGCGGTGGCCGGAGCTCAGCTATGTGTACGAGCGCGACCCGGCGGTCGCCGCGACGTCACGCCGCGAGCTGCTCGCCTTGGCGGCCGCGACCGGCGTCCCGATCGCGGCCGCCCACCCGCACCCGACCCTGAAAGTCCAACCCGAAACCACCCATCGTGCGGATGGTTGGCGGATCGAAGCTGGGGTCTCGGGTGGGGACGGGCGGGAGGTGTGTCCGCCGTACCGGGTTCAGCGGTAG
- a CDS encoding GNAT family N-acetyltransferase, producing the protein MKYVVRFPVDDRELSALHAAAFGTSPEVDPWRERLERWALTWVGAFSNDQLVGFVQVCWDGGAHAFVLDTSVHPDHERQGIGKQLVLTAAEESRAAGCEWLHVDFDPHLTAFYFDACGFRPTDAGLIRLR; encoded by the coding sequence GTGAAGTACGTGGTTCGGTTTCCGGTCGACGATCGGGAGTTGTCCGCGTTGCATGCGGCCGCGTTCGGTACTTCACCGGAGGTGGACCCGTGGCGCGAGCGGCTGGAACGGTGGGCGCTGACCTGGGTAGGGGCCTTTAGCAACGATCAACTGGTCGGATTCGTCCAGGTCTGCTGGGACGGCGGCGCGCATGCCTTCGTGCTGGACACTTCCGTACACCCGGACCACGAACGCCAGGGGATCGGCAAACAGCTCGTGTTGACCGCGGCCGAGGAGTCTCGTGCAGCCGGATGTGAATGGCTGCACGTCGACTTCGATCCACACCTGACCGCGTTCTACTTCGACGCCTGCGGCTTCCGTCCAACCGACGCGGGGCTGATCAGGCTCCGCTGA
- a CDS encoding LysR family transcriptional regulator ArgP, whose product MQFDSVQLETFVAVLDEGSFDAAARRLRVTPSAVSQRIKALESRLGQVVVMRGKPARATAAGAALLRLARQVALLEVEAIAAVRGTVDALRIPIAVNADSLNNWFLPAMADLSRTHNARFLVHQEDEEHSAEYLRNGTVLAAVTADPRPVQGCRVVRLGWMRYLPLATPEYAERWLTGKSLPEALAEAPMVVFNEKDVLQHRLLRKVTRRKLDPPAHAIPASAPFHEAVRIGLGWGMIEDQVADTEIAAGRLVEVAPGKHIDVPLYWQHWKLESGILDALTAAVLRAAAAGLRTS is encoded by the coding sequence ATGCAGTTCGACTCCGTGCAGCTCGAGACGTTCGTCGCGGTTCTCGACGAGGGCAGTTTCGACGCGGCCGCGCGGCGGTTGCGGGTGACGCCGTCGGCGGTCAGTCAGCGGATCAAGGCGCTGGAGAGCCGCCTCGGGCAGGTGGTCGTGATGCGCGGCAAGCCGGCCCGGGCGACCGCGGCGGGTGCGGCGCTGCTCCGGCTGGCGCGGCAGGTGGCACTGCTCGAGGTCGAGGCGATCGCCGCCGTACGCGGCACGGTCGACGCGCTGCGCATCCCGATCGCGGTGAATGCCGACTCGCTGAACAACTGGTTCCTGCCCGCGATGGCTGACCTGTCGCGTACCCACAACGCGCGGTTCTTGGTGCATCAGGAGGACGAGGAGCACTCCGCGGAGTACCTGCGCAACGGCACGGTGCTCGCTGCTGTCACCGCGGATCCACGTCCGGTACAGGGTTGTCGCGTCGTACGCCTCGGCTGGATGCGCTACCTGCCGCTCGCCACGCCCGAGTACGCCGAGCGCTGGCTGACCGGGAAATCGTTGCCGGAGGCACTTGCCGAGGCGCCGATGGTGGTGTTCAACGAGAAGGACGTCCTGCAGCATCGTCTGCTCCGCAAGGTGACCCGGCGCAAACTCGACCCGCCGGCACACGCGATCCCGGCGTCCGCGCCGTTCCACGAGGCGGTCCGGATCGGGCTCGGCTGGGGCATGATCGAAGACCAGGTGGCCGACACCGAAATCGCCGCCGGCCGCCTGGTAGAGGTTGCCCCCGGCAAGCACATCGACGTACCGCTGTACTGGCAGCACTGGAAGCTCGAGTCCGGCATTCTCGACGCCCTCACGGCAGCGGTACTGCGCGCCGCGGCCGCCGGTCTTCGTACGTCCTGA